One stretch of Tachysurus fulvidraco isolate hzauxx_2018 chromosome 12, HZAU_PFXX_2.0, whole genome shotgun sequence DNA includes these proteins:
- the vgll2b gene encoding transcription cofactor vestigial-like protein 2b, with protein MSCPDVMRPLYGHFAPHAPGSAAFVGSFPTCVSSPSSRHRNLMDASGSEEVPVLGGNPVSGSLSSSTYSSGGQKEKQVGEAEYLSSRCVLFTYYQGDISSVVDEHFSRALSSCTGMNGKRRASQANTEPTSPNSRRNFPPSFWDSNYPSPPSRPHCDPTGTPAYSVDPYAQAFHAGLSHAHPHAHPSDSWGYTQSQVYGPPRSLHELYSAPGLEAHYSPLLMPAVRPPHLPPTLPGHYDVAKLEPTPTWPGLLPPGDMALALNMDSGLQPHKKGKELYWF; from the exons ATGAGTTGCCCGGACGTGATGCGCCCGCTTTACGGCCATTTCGCCCCTCACGCGCCTGGAAGCGCTGCGTTCGTCGGCAGTTTTCCG ACTTGTGTCAGCAGTCCATCGTCTCGGCACAGGAACCTAATGGACGCCTCTGGATCAGAGGAGGTCCCAGTTTTAGGAGGGAACCCAGTGTCAGGGAGCCTGTCTTCATCCACATACTCTTCAGGTGGACAGAAAGAGAAGCAGGTGGGGGAAGCTGAGTACCTGAGCTCTCGATGCGTACTTTTTACCTACTACCAAGGGGACATCAGCAGTGTGGTGGACGAGCACTTCTCCAGAGCTCTCAGTTCCTGCACAGGGATGAATGGCAAGAGAAGAGCCAGTCAGGCCAACACAG aacCAACATCTCCAAACAGTCGTAGAAATTTCCCTCCATCCTTCTGGGACAGTAATTACCCGTCACCTCCCAGTCGACCTCATTGTGACCCAACAGGGACCCCCGCATACTCTGTGGACCCTTACGCTCAAGCTTTTCATGCAGGTTTATCTCATGCCCATCCTCATGCACATCCTTCTGACTCCTGGGGCTACACCCAAAGTCAGGTGTATGGACCCCCACGGTCCCTCCATGAACTCTACTCTGCACCTGGGCTGGAGGCACACTATAGTCCCCTGCTCATGCCTGCTGTCAGGCCACCCCACCTGCCCCCCACCCTGCCTGGCCATTATGATGTAGCAAAACTGGAACCTACACCCACATGGCCAGGACTGCTCCCACCAGGAGACATGGCACTCGCACTAAACATGGACTCAG GGCTGCAGCCGCATAAGAAAGGAAAGGAGCTCTACTGGTTTTAA